Proteins encoded within one genomic window of Couchioplanes caeruleus:
- a CDS encoding UTP--glucose-1-phosphate uridylyltransferase — MTTQAHATGRRAVKAVIPAAGLATRFLPATKAVPKELLPVVDRPVLQYIVEEAAAAGITDVLLVTGRGKTSMVDHFDRRPDVEARLEEKGDTARLAAVRRTSELADIYTCRQGEPLGLGHAVGVAASHVGDEAFAVLLGDEFVAEDDPLLPAMLDLQAETGGIVLAFIEVSPEETSRYGIASVEPEQGRGENVVKVTGLVEKPSPAEAPSNLAVVGRYVLPAAIFEAIQHTKPGSGGEIQLTDAMAQLLADGVPVHGIIYRGHRYDTGMPLGYLQAVVQLAAQRPDVGPEFRRWLSEFVATNIGGAQG; from the coding sequence ATGACCACGCAGGCGCACGCGACCGGCCGTCGAGCCGTCAAGGCCGTCATTCCGGCGGCTGGGCTGGCTACCCGATTCCTTCCGGCCACCAAGGCCGTACCCAAGGAACTGTTGCCGGTTGTGGACCGCCCGGTCCTTCAGTACATCGTGGAAGAGGCGGCGGCCGCGGGGATCACCGACGTGCTGCTCGTGACCGGGCGGGGGAAGACCTCGATGGTCGACCACTTCGACCGGCGGCCCGATGTGGAGGCACGGCTGGAGGAGAAGGGCGACACCGCGCGGCTCGCCGCCGTTCGCCGGACCAGCGAGCTCGCCGACATCTACACCTGCCGGCAGGGAGAGCCGCTCGGCCTCGGACACGCCGTCGGGGTGGCCGCCTCGCACGTCGGTGACGAGGCTTTCGCCGTGCTGCTCGGTGACGAGTTCGTCGCGGAGGATGATCCGCTGCTGCCGGCCATGCTCGACCTGCAGGCCGAGACCGGCGGCATCGTCCTCGCCTTCATCGAGGTCTCGCCCGAGGAGACCAGCCGATACGGCATCGCGTCCGTCGAGCCGGAGCAGGGGCGCGGCGAGAATGTCGTGAAGGTCACCGGCCTGGTCGAGAAGCCGTCGCCCGCCGAGGCGCCGAGCAACCTGGCCGTCGTCGGGCGCTACGTCCTGCCCGCCGCCATCTTCGAGGCGATCCAGCACACCAAGCCGGGAAGCGGCGGCGAGATCCAGCTCACCGACGCCATGGCCCAGCTTCTCGCCGACGGGGTGCCGGTGCACGGCATCATCTATCGCGGGCACCGCTACGACACCGGAATGCCGCTGGGCTACCTGCAGGCCGTCGTCCAGCTCGCCGCCCAGCGGCCGGACGTCGGCCCCGAGTTCCGCCGGTGGCTGAGCGAGTTCGTGGCTACGAACATCGGCGGTGCCCAGGGATGA
- the glp gene encoding gephyrin-like molybdotransferase Glp produces MTTTADAEAAANELMPLAEYLGSVLRRLRALPPLDLDLTQAHGNVLANDVLAPHPYPAFDQAAIDGYAARWEDLAAAGRIGSHPSFGAFEGGLRPVRLNVVGDLGAASWRPVRLTPGTCFSVAAGAPLPLGADVVVPVHWTDQGMAAVEILHAPKRGSGVRRAGDELPVGRVLASAGSYVTPAMVAVFAASGIGHVVVRPSPRVVVVATGDELVDVGRPSQPGQVVDANSHALTAAAVEAGALAYRIGICDDDPESLRGLLEDQTLRADLIITTGGTGTGPGDMLRRVLSRRDHGRGAVEFTDVALCPGAALGFGTVGGEEVPVVCLPGEPGAALIGFEVLARPVIQLLAGSEPVFRPSVKAHLLETVSSPGGLREFRPAHVAERRGGGYTVQPLAGGPYTLSGLAEANGLLVLGERVTAAAAGSTVDVLLLDRRR; encoded by the coding sequence ATGACAACCACGGCCGATGCCGAGGCGGCCGCCAACGAGCTGATGCCTCTCGCCGAATACCTGGGCAGCGTGCTGCGCAGGCTTCGAGCGCTGCCTCCGCTCGACCTCGACCTCACCCAGGCGCACGGCAACGTCCTCGCCAACGACGTGCTGGCCCCACACCCGTATCCCGCCTTCGACCAGGCGGCGATCGACGGGTACGCGGCCCGCTGGGAGGACCTGGCCGCCGCCGGGCGGATCGGCTCGCACCCGTCCTTCGGCGCGTTCGAGGGCGGGCTGCGACCGGTCCGGCTCAACGTCGTAGGTGACCTGGGCGCGGCTAGCTGGCGGCCGGTCCGGCTGACCCCGGGGACCTGCTTCTCCGTGGCGGCCGGAGCGCCGCTGCCGCTCGGCGCCGACGTCGTCGTGCCGGTGCACTGGACCGACCAGGGCATGGCAGCGGTGGAGATCCTGCATGCCCCGAAACGCGGATCCGGGGTACGTCGGGCCGGCGACGAGCTGCCGGTCGGGCGGGTGCTGGCGTCCGCCGGCTCCTACGTGACGCCCGCGATGGTCGCCGTGTTCGCCGCCTCCGGAATCGGGCACGTGGTCGTGCGGCCCAGCCCGCGGGTGGTCGTGGTGGCCACCGGTGACGAGCTCGTCGACGTGGGCCGGCCCAGCCAGCCGGGGCAGGTCGTGGACGCCAACTCGCACGCGCTCACCGCCGCCGCGGTCGAGGCCGGCGCTCTCGCGTACAGAATCGGCATCTGTGACGACGACCCGGAGAGCCTGCGGGGGTTGCTCGAGGACCAGACGCTGCGGGCCGATCTGATCATCACCACCGGAGGCACGGGTACGGGGCCGGGCGACATGCTCCGCCGCGTCCTCTCCCGGCGCGACCACGGGCGGGGAGCGGTCGAGTTCACCGACGTGGCGCTCTGCCCGGGCGCTGCCCTCGGCTTCGGCACCGTCGGCGGCGAGGAGGTGCCGGTCGTCTGCCTGCCCGGTGAGCCCGGTGCCGCCCTGATCGGCTTCGAGGTGCTCGCCCGGCCCGTCATCCAGCTTCTCGCCGGCTCCGAGCCCGTCTTCCGGCCCAGCGTCAAGGCACACCTGCTCGAGACCGTCTCGTCGCCCGGCGGCCTGCGGGAGTTCCGCCCCGCGCATGTCGCGGAACGGCGCGGCGGCGGCTACACGGTCCAGCCGCTCGCCGGTGGGCCGTACACTCTCTCCGGCCTGGCCGAAGCCAACGGTCTGCTGGTGCTGGGCGAGCGGGTCACCGCGGCCGCGGCCGGGTCGACCGTCGACGTGTTGCTGCTCGACCGGAGGCGATGA